From the genome of Argentina anserina chromosome 4, drPotAnse1.1, whole genome shotgun sequence, one region includes:
- the LOC126792054 gene encoding protein FAR1-RELATED SEQUENCE 5-like: protein MDEVIGEDEQLKVGMQVHYDEEAYNMYNSYALRKGFSVRKGHVQRDSSNNIRQRHFLCSNEGFAQYHNVFEPTKHRKLETRVGCMAMISFTVKDGIWTISHINSEHNHELAKPEERPFLKSGRNVTNACGHVFTSMKDAGIGPTKSFSFIGNEVGGLANVGCTKKDVYNYLQRKKEEMMEAGDAQSLLNHFKLKQGDDSNFFYSMQLDQYSQMTNFFWRDSRSKLDYDCFGDVICFDTTFRTNKYDLICAPIVGVNHHWRNVLFGCAFLLDETTESFVWLFETFLDSMGNKTPVTVFTDEDKAMANAIQIVFPHASHRLCTWHIAKNASKRIGSYLAIPEFKKNSLIVYMGVALKLNFKFHGIA, encoded by the coding sequence ATGGATGAAGTAATTGGAGAAGATGAACAACTTAAAGTGGGAATGCAAGTACACTATGATGAGGAGGCTTATAATATGTACAATTCCTATGCTTTGAGGAAGGGCTTTAGTGTTCGTAAAGGGCATGTTCAAAGAGATTCATCAAATAACATCCGACAACGACATTTTTTATGTTCAAATGAGGGGTTTGCACAATACCATAATGTGTTTGAACCAACCAAACACAGAAAGTTGGAAACAAGAGTCGGTTGCATGGCTATGATATCATTTACAGTGAAAGATGGAATATGGACAATATCACATATCAACTCAGAGCATAATCATGAGCTTGCAAAGCCCGAAGAAAGGCCATTTCTAAAATCAGGGAGGAATGTAACGAATGCATGTGGACATGTTTTTACTTCTATGAAAGATGCAGGAATAGGACCAACGAaatcattttctttcattgGAAATGAAGTGGGTGGTCTAGCAAATGTGGGGTGCACTAAGAAAGATGTCTATAACTACTTGCAAAGGAAGAAGGAAGAAATGATGGAAGCAGGCGATGCACAATCTTtgttgaatcactttaagcTTAAACAAGGTGATGATTCTAATTTTTTCTACTCAATGCAATTAGATCAATATAGCCAAATGACGAACTTCTTTTGGAGGGATAGTAGATCAAAGTTGGATtatgattgttttggtgatgttaTATGCTTTGACACTACATTTCGTACAAATAAgtatgatttgatttgtgcTCCAATAGTTGGAGTAAATCATCATTGGAGGAACGTGTTGTTTGGATGTGCTTTCTTATTGGACGAAACTACGGAGTCATTTGTTTGGTTGTTTGAGACATTTTTGGATTCGATGGGAAATAAAACACCAGTAACTGTTTTCACAGATGAGGATAAAGCTATGGCAAATGCAATTCAAATCGTGTTTCCACATGCCTCCCATCGACTGTGCACTTGGCACATTGCCAAGAATGCCTCCAAGAGAATTGGTAGTTATCTTGCAATTCCtgaattcaagaaaaattcaCTCATTGTTTACATGGGTGTAGCTCTGAAATTGAATTTCAAGTTTCATGGGATAGCATGA
- the LOC126790760 gene encoding uncharacterized protein LOC126790760: MGIFEPFRAIGYTTTSVPFSVQRLGTEAFVTVSVGKAFQIYNCAKLTPVLVGPQLPKKIRALASYRDYTFAAYGTDIAVFKRSHQIATWSNHNAKVNLLLLFGDHILSVDVEGNLCIWGFKGIDENLDPVGHIKLDENFTPSCIMHPDTYLNKVIIGSQEGSLQLWNISTKKKLYEFKGWESSICSCVSSPALDVVAVGCADGKIHVHNIRYDEELVTFTHSTRGAVTALSFSTDGQPLLASGGSSGVISIWNLEKRRLQSVIKEAHDNSVLSLHFFVNEPVLMSSSSDNSIKMWIFDTSDGDARLLRFRSGHSAPPQCLRFYANGRHILSAGQDRAFRLFSIIQDQQSRELSQRHVTKRAKKLRVKEEEIKLKPVIAFDCAEIRERDWCNVVTCHMDTAQAYVWRLQNFVLGEHILKPRPENPTPVKACAISACGNFAILGTAGGWIERFNMQSGSSRGNYVDPSERSSCAHDGEVVGIACDSTNTRMISAGYHGDIKVWDFKGRGVPYRWEVGSSVVRIVYNRLNGLLAVAADDLIIRLFDVVASRMVRKFEGHTDRVTDMCFSEDGKWLLSSSMDGSLRVWDVILARQIDALHVDVSVTALSLSPNMDILATSHVDQNGVYLWVNQSMFSGASKVESYASGKQIVSVKLPSVSSTKGSEAEDSDEPIGNSTQLKDSSALSTVVLQIPDLVTLSSYPKSQWQSLINLDIIKERNKPIEPPKKPEKAPFFLPSVPSLSGEIMFKPTGSTNEETKGGEESSRIKAALAPSVFLQALQSSAEMKNFSEFTDFIKSLSPSSLDMELRILQIVGEEDEEEPEKLLPIELLLDYFMHETASRNNFDFVQAVIRVFLKIHGETIRRQSRLQDKASKLLDVQSSTWQRVDKLFQSARCMVTFLSNSQF, encoded by the exons atggggATCTTTGAGCCGTTCAGAGCAATCGGGTACACAACCACTTCCGTCCCCTTCTCCGTTCAGCGCCTCGGCACCGAAGCCTTCGTCACCGTCAGCGTCGGCAAAGCCTTCCAAATTTACAAT TGCGCAAAGCTCACTCCGGTGCTCGTTG GTCCGCAATTGCCGAAGAAGATTCGAGCTCTTGCTTCCTACCGTGACTATACATTCGCAGCATATGGGACCGACATTGCTGTTTTTAAGCGGTCTCATCAG ATAGCTACATGGAGCAACCATAATGCAAAGGTCAATTTGTTGCTATTGTTTGGAGACCATATCCTAAGTGTTGATGTTGAAGGCAATCTGTGTATATGGGGATTTAAAGGAATTGATGAGAATCTTGATCCGGTTGGACATATTAAGTTGGACGAAAATTTTACTCCGAGCTGTATAATGCATCCGGATACCTACTTAAATAAG GTTATCATTGGGAGTCAAGAAGGTTCTCTGCAGCTTTGGAATATCAGCACAAAGAAAAAACTGTATGAGTTCAAGGGATGGGAATCTTCTATCTGCAGCTGTGTTTCATCTCCTGCGTTAGATGTTGTTGCAGTTGGTTGTGCGGATGGAAAAATTCATGTTCACAACATACGATATGATGAAGAGTTAGTGACGTTTACTCATTCAACACGTGGTGCTGTGACTGCCTTATCTTTCAGCACAG ATGGACAGCCTCTTCTAGCATCTGGAGGTTCTTCTGGTGTTATAAGCATATGGAATCTTGAAAAAAGAAGGCTTCAATCAGTTATAAAGGAGGCACATGATAATTCTGTACTTTCACTGCACTTTTTTGTGAATGAACCAGTGTTGATGAGTTCATCGTCAGACAATTCTATTAAA ATGTGGATTTTTGACACAAGCGATGGAGATGCTCGTCTTTTACGGTTTAGAAGTGGTCATAGTGCTCCTCCACAATGCTTAAG GTTTTATGCAAATGGAAGACACATTCTATCAGCTGGTCAGGATCGTGCCTTTCGCCTTTTTTCAATAATCCAG GATCAGCAAAGTAGAGAGCTTTCTCAGCGTCATGTAACGAAACGAGCAAAGAAACTCAGGGTGAAG GAGGAAGAGATAAAACTGAAACCTGTCATTGCTTTTGATTGTG CTGAAATAAGAGAGCGAGATTGGTGCAATGTTGTTACATGTCATATGGATACTGCACAGGCATATGTTTGGAGACTGCAAAACTTTGTTCTTGGGGAACATATTCTGAAACCTAGACCAGAAAACCCAACACCGGTGAAG GCCTGTGCAATCAGTGCATGTGGAAATTTTGCCATACTAGGGACAGCTGGTGGTTGGATTGAGCGGTTCAATATGCAGTCAGGAAGTAGCCGAGGTAATTATGTGGACCCATCAGAAAGAAGCAGCTGTGCCCATGATGGGGAGGTTGTTGGAATTGCTTGTGATTCAACTAATACTCGCATGATAAGTGCCGGATATCATGGAGACATAAAG GTCTGGGATTTCAAGGGACGTGGAGTCCCATATAGATGGGAAGTTGGGAGCTCTGTTGTCAGGATTGTATATAATCGTTTGAATG GACTTTTGGCTGTTGCGGCTGATGATTTAATTATCCGCTTATTTGATGTTGTGGCATCAAGAATGGTTCGTAAATTTGAAGGCCATACTGATCGTGTTACAGATATGTGTTTTAGTGAGGATGGAAAATGGCTTTTGTCATCCAGTATGGATGGAAGTCTTCGAGTTTGGGATGTTATCTTAGCAAGACAGATAGATGCATTGCATGTTGATGTGTCTGTGACAGCATTATCTCTATCACCAAATATGGATATTTTAGCAACCTCCCATGTTGATCAAAATGGGGTCTATCTCTG GGTGAATCAATCAATGTTTTCGGGAGCATCTAAGGTAGAATCCTATGCAAGTGGAAAGCAAATTGTGAGTGTTAAGTTGCCATCTGTCTCTTCAACAAAAGGTTCTGAAGCTGAGGATTCTGACGAGCCTATTGGAAATTCCACACAACTTAAAGATTCTTCTGCTCTCTCAACTGTTGTACTGCAAATTCCAGATCTTGTTACTCTCTCATCGTATCCTAAAAGCCAGTGGCAAAGCTTAATAAACTTAGACATTATAAAG GAACGAAATAAACCGATTGAGCCGCCAAAGAAACCAGAAAAGGCTCCTTTCTTTTTGCCTTCAGTTCCATCTCTATCAGGAGAAATAATGTTTAAGCCTACTGGGTCAACAAATGAGGAGACCAAAGGTGGTGAAGAATCATCTAGAATAAAGGCTGCTCTAGCACCATCAGTATTCCTCCAAGCGCTTCAGTCATCTGCGGAAATGAAGAATT TTTCAGAATTTACTGATTTCATCAAAAGCTTATCTCCATCATCCCTGGATATGGAACTTCGAATCCTTCAGATTGTAGGtgaagaggatgaagaagagCCAGAAAAGTTGCTTCCAATTGAATTGCTTCTTGACTACTTTATGCACGAGACTGCATCCAGAAACAACTTTGACTTC